Proteins from a single region of Streptomyces spectabilis:
- a CDS encoding C40 family peptidase, whose protein sequence is MASHRRLKQPGRARVTVLTATAAAAVALTSQAANAAPSEKPSKDEVKSKVDKLYEEAEKATEKFNGAKEKQQKLEKQVDRLQDKVARGQDDLNDMRSGLGSLASAQYRSGGIDPSLQLFLSSDPDSYLDKASALDQLSTKQAEALKKIQAKQRTLAQQRKEASDKLADLATTREELGKKKREVQGKLGEAQRLLNSLSAKERAALKAKEDRASRDAERKASDAADAPKTDAPKGGVKGSSRTMAAYAAAQSKIGSPYVYGASGPSSFDCSGLTSWAYAQADVSIPRTSQAQANFGTRIASQSDLKVGDLVIFYGDLHHVGFYAGNGQVLHAPRTGAVVRYESINNMPFQFGVRI, encoded by the coding sequence GTGGCTTCCCACCGTCGTCTCAAGCAGCCGGGCCGCGCCCGCGTGACCGTGCTCACCGCGACCGCCGCCGCTGCCGTGGCGCTCACCTCGCAGGCCGCCAACGCCGCGCCGAGCGAGAAGCCGAGCAAGGACGAGGTGAAGTCCAAGGTCGACAAGCTCTACGAAGAGGCGGAGAAGGCGACCGAGAAGTTCAACGGCGCCAAGGAGAAGCAGCAGAAGCTGGAGAAGCAGGTCGACCGCCTCCAGGACAAGGTCGCCCGCGGCCAGGACGACCTCAACGACATGCGCAGCGGCCTCGGTTCGCTCGCCAGCGCGCAGTACCGCTCCGGCGGCATCGACCCCTCGCTCCAGCTGTTCCTCTCCTCGGACCCGGACAGCTATCTGGACAAGGCCTCCGCGCTCGACCAGCTGAGCACCAAGCAGGCCGAGGCCCTCAAGAAGATCCAGGCGAAGCAGCGCACCCTCGCGCAGCAGCGCAAGGAGGCCTCCGACAAGCTCGCCGACCTCGCCACCACGCGCGAGGAGCTCGGCAAGAAGAAGCGCGAGGTCCAGGGCAAGCTCGGCGAGGCGCAGCGCCTGCTCAACTCGCTGTCCGCCAAGGAGCGCGCGGCCCTCAAGGCCAAGGAGGACCGCGCCAGCCGCGACGCCGAGCGCAAGGCGTCGGACGCGGCCGACGCGCCCAAGACGGACGCGCCCAAGGGCGGCGTCAAGGGCTCCAGCCGCACCATGGCGGCGTACGCCGCGGCGCAGAGCAAGATCGGTTCGCCGTACGTCTACGGCGCCAGCGGCCCCAGCTCCTTCGACTGCTCCGGCCTGACCTCCTGGGCCTACGCCCAGGCCGACGTCTCCATACCCCGGACCTCGCAGGCCCAGGCCAACTTCGGCACCCGCATCGCGTCGCAGAGCGACCTCAAGGTCGGCGACCTGGTCATCTTCTACGGCGACCTGCACCACGTCGGCTTCTACGCGGGCAACGGCCAGGTGCTGCACGCCCCGCGCACCGGCGCCGTGGTGCGCTACGAGTCGATCAACAACATGCCGTTCCAGTTCGGCGTCCGGATCTGA
- a CDS encoding NYN domain-containing protein: MVESAGEAPEDGAAEVLDRPLPDGVRRAVVQIVSDGFGGLTVGELPPQLRQYARFTPTRRVKFAGNAMAAALENDPVFRQRIGERLREAQPELTGALDAGTPPPAADPLDVAAAAYVLRPTGWVKLVTAAGEEAQRADAERADEETRAELERLRAELAAARAHTKAETERLRAELDAAKKEAESMHRKLRGALSDVKRGEAALRKAAADAEAARAEDQTQLSAADSETRRLKSRLSEAEAALEAARRAAREGRSVEDMRLRLLLDTVLDAAQGLRRELALPPVSVRPAETVDAVEPGRMTPKDIAARALSENDPAILDQLLALPQAHLVVDGYNVTKTGYPTMPLDKQRLRLLGSLSQLALQTGAEVTCVFDGAELAAPVLLAPPRGVRVLFSKPGVTADELIRQLVRAEPPGRPVIVASTDREVADGIAKAGARPVASAVLLKRLTRG, from the coding sequence ATGGTGGAGAGCGCGGGCGAAGCGCCGGAGGACGGCGCCGCCGAGGTGCTCGACCGTCCGCTGCCCGACGGCGTGCGGCGGGCGGTCGTACAGATCGTGTCGGACGGCTTCGGCGGGCTCACGGTGGGCGAACTGCCGCCGCAGCTGCGGCAGTACGCGCGCTTCACGCCCACCAGGCGCGTGAAGTTCGCGGGCAACGCCATGGCCGCGGCCCTGGAGAACGACCCGGTGTTCCGCCAGCGCATCGGCGAACGCCTGCGGGAGGCCCAGCCCGAGCTGACCGGCGCCCTGGACGCGGGCACCCCGCCGCCCGCCGCCGACCCCCTTGACGTGGCGGCCGCCGCCTATGTGCTGCGCCCCACCGGCTGGGTGAAGCTCGTCACCGCCGCGGGCGAGGAGGCCCAGCGGGCGGACGCCGAGCGCGCCGACGAGGAGACCCGGGCCGAGCTGGAGCGCCTGCGCGCGGAGCTCGCCGCCGCCCGCGCCCACACCAAGGCCGAGACCGAGCGCCTGCGCGCGGAGCTGGACGCGGCGAAGAAGGAAGCCGAATCGATGCACCGCAAGCTGCGCGGGGCACTCAGCGACGTCAAACGCGGCGAGGCGGCCCTGCGCAAGGCCGCCGCCGACGCCGAGGCGGCGCGCGCCGAGGACCAGACGCAGCTCTCGGCGGCCGACAGCGAGACCCGGCGCCTCAAGTCCCGCCTCAGCGAGGCCGAGGCGGCCCTTGAGGCCGCCCGCAGGGCCGCGCGCGAGGGCCGCAGCGTCGAGGACATGCGGCTGCGCCTGCTGCTCGACACGGTGCTCGACGCGGCCCAGGGGCTGCGCCGCGAACTCGCGCTTCCGCCGGTTTCGGTGCGCCCGGCCGAGACCGTGGACGCCGTCGAGCCGGGCCGGATGACGCCCAAGGACATCGCGGCCCGCGCCCTGTCCGAGAACGACCCGGCGATCCTGGACCAGTTGCTCGCGCTGCCGCAGGCGCACCTGGTCGTCGACGGCTACAACGTCACCAAGACCGGCTATCCCACGATGCCCCTGGACAAGCAGCGGCTTCGCCTGCTCGGCTCGCTCTCGCAGCTCGCGCTGCAGACCGGGGCCGAGGTCACCTGCGTCTTCGACGGCGCCGAGCTGGCCGCGCCGGTGCTGCTCGCGCCGCCGCGCGGGGTCCGGGTGCTGTTCTCGAAGCCGGGCGTCACGGCGGACGAGCTGATCCGCCAGCTCGTGCGCGCCGAGCCGCCCGGGCGGCCGGTGATCGTCGCCTCGACCGACCGCGAGGTGGCCGACGGCATCGCCAAGGCCGGGGCGCGGCCCGTGGCGTCCGCGGTGCTCCTGAAGCGGCTTACGCGCGGCTAG
- a CDS encoding rhomboid family intramembrane serine protease yields the protein MINTWGAATGRALRHPTAPVTYALIAVCCVVFVLSPLSGLNPSYGTGDRIVAAQQAYFERWGVVPVELLSGKPRAALTPLTALFVHGSWLHLLGNMLFLYVFGVMVEERMGHLQYALFTVGCGCLALFGYAVAHAGSGQTLVGASGAISAVLGAFLYLFPKARVTSLFPFLFFLPLRFPAWVVLPFWVALQWVAAGQQRQGPGVAYLAHLVGFSLGFVYAWVRCRRADRVKASGPATEGDSQP from the coding sequence ATGATCAACACGTGGGGCGCGGCGACGGGCCGTGCGCTCAGGCACCCGACCGCCCCGGTGACGTACGCGCTGATCGCCGTCTGCTGCGTCGTCTTCGTCCTGTCGCCGCTGTCCGGGCTCAACCCCTCGTACGGCACGGGCGACCGGATCGTCGCCGCCCAGCAGGCCTACTTCGAACGCTGGGGGGTGGTACCCGTCGAACTCCTCAGCGGCAAGCCGCGCGCCGCCCTCACCCCTCTGACGGCCCTGTTCGTGCACGGCAGCTGGCTCCACCTCCTGGGCAACATGCTGTTCTTGTACGTGTTCGGGGTCATGGTCGAGGAACGCATGGGCCACCTCCAGTACGCGCTCTTCACCGTGGGCTGCGGTTGTCTCGCCCTGTTCGGCTACGCCGTCGCGCACGCCGGGTCGGGCCAGACGCTCGTCGGCGCCTCCGGGGCGATCTCCGCCGTGCTCGGCGCCTTTCTCTATCTCTTCCCGAAGGCGCGCGTCACCAGCCTCTTCCCGTTCCTGTTCTTCCTGCCCCTGCGGTTTCCGGCCTGGGTGGTGCTGCCGTTCTGGGTGGCGCTCCAGTGGGTGGCGGCGGGGCAGCAGCGGCAGGGGCCCGGCGTGGCCTATCTGGCGCACCTGGTGGGCTTTTCGCTCGGGTTTGTCTACGCCTGGGTGCGCTGTCGGCGGGCGGATAGAGTGAAAGCCTCAGGACCGGCCACCGAGGGAGACAGCCAGCCGTGA
- a CDS encoding Lrp/AsnC family transcriptional regulator, which translates to MITAIVLIKTSVDRIPEIAESIAALDCVSEVFSVTGTYDLIAMVRVARHDDLADVIPGRISKIPGVEGTDTHVAFRTYSQHDLEAAFAIGLDS; encoded by the coding sequence GTGATCACCGCGATCGTGCTCATCAAGACCAGCGTGGACCGGATCCCGGAGATCGCCGAGTCGATCGCCGCCCTCGACTGCGTCAGCGAGGTCTTCTCCGTCACGGGCACGTACGACCTGATCGCCATGGTCCGGGTGGCCCGCCACGACGACCTGGCGGACGTCATCCCCGGCCGGATCAGCAAGATCCCGGGCGTCGAGGGGACGGACACGCACGTCGCGTTCCGTACGTACTCACAGCACGACCTGGAGGCCGCGTTCGCGATCGGCCTCGACTCCTGA
- a CDS encoding small secreted hydrophilic protein has product MVFSHRMAALAAVVAIPLGIAATSYALTDSPAEPKVPPKVELESGSPSGTPAAPEPTPSDQVVDRPPVSESSEESGNGKGGTGNADDDDDDRGSGSGTPGKPGDDADDDADDGPGDDG; this is encoded by the coding sequence ATGGTCTTCTCCCACCGCATGGCAGCCCTCGCGGCCGTCGTGGCGATCCCCCTCGGCATCGCCGCGACCAGCTACGCCCTGACGGACTCCCCCGCGGAGCCCAAGGTCCCGCCCAAGGTGGAGCTGGAGAGCGGCTCCCCGTCGGGCACGCCGGCGGCGCCGGAGCCCACCCCGAGCGACCAGGTCGTCGACCGGCCTCCGGTCAGCGAGAGCTCCGAGGAGAGCGGGAACGGCAAGGGCGGCACGGGGAACGCGGATGACGATGACGACGACCGGGGCTCCGGATCCGGCACCCCCGGGAAGCCGGGAGACGACGCGGACGACGACGCCGACGACGGACCGGGCGACGACGGCTGA
- a CDS encoding sensor histidine kinase, with protein MAVAFAAVAATTRSILLRDVDHRVNRLLTQETGEFTHFEDRGVDPVTGDPFTDPRRLLKVFLERQYADPGEELIGLVRRPGQGPAQLTQARELSVAHPLHRDPAARRQIFAAEGSTGTLERPSGELRWAKVEVAPHGGEPEAAFVVAFHPGGEQAKADDVFRILLAISGVALLLTTGIGWVVAGRILKPVRLVRTAAAQLTEQDLTRRIPVRGHDDVAALAGTFNGMLDRLERAFAAQREFVDDAGHELRTPITIVRGHLELMGDDPAEREETVRLVTDELDRMSRIVEDLLLLAKAERPDFITPEPVRLAELTADVFVKVRTLGERRWELAEVADREAVLDPQRITQAMVQLAQNAVQHTTRGERIRVGSRVAGRRIELYVADSGPGVQAQDAEVIFERFRRGTSRRGARTSGAGLGLAIVRAIAEAHGGRVGLDATEGGGATFALTLELVRPLEEVRT; from the coding sequence ATGGCGGTCGCGTTCGCCGCGGTCGCCGCGACCACCCGCTCGATCCTGCTGCGCGACGTCGACCACCGGGTGAACCGGCTGCTCACCCAGGAGACCGGGGAGTTCACCCACTTCGAGGACCGGGGCGTCGACCCGGTGACCGGCGATCCCTTCACCGACCCGCGCCGCCTCCTCAAGGTCTTCCTTGAGCGGCAGTACGCCGACCCGGGCGAGGAGCTGATCGGCCTCGTCCGCCGCCCCGGGCAGGGCCCCGCCCAGCTCACCCAGGCCCGTGAGCTGTCCGTGGCGCACCCGCTGCACCGCGACCCCGCGGCCCGCCGCCAGATCTTCGCGGCCGAGGGCTCCACCGGCACCCTCGAGCGGCCCTCCGGCGAGCTGCGCTGGGCCAAGGTCGAGGTGGCCCCGCACGGCGGCGAGCCGGAGGCGGCCTTCGTCGTCGCCTTCCACCCGGGCGGCGAACAGGCCAAGGCGGACGACGTGTTCCGCATCCTCCTGGCCATCTCCGGCGTGGCGCTGCTGCTCACGACCGGCATCGGCTGGGTGGTCGCCGGGCGCATCCTCAAGCCGGTCCGCCTGGTGCGCACCGCCGCCGCCCAGCTCACCGAGCAGGACCTGACCCGGCGCATCCCGGTGCGCGGGCACGACGACGTCGCCGCGCTCGCCGGGACGTTCAACGGCATGCTGGACCGCCTGGAGCGGGCCTTCGCCGCGCAGCGCGAGTTCGTCGACGACGCCGGGCACGAGCTGCGCACCCCGATCACCATCGTCCGCGGCCACCTGGAGCTGATGGGCGACGACCCGGCCGAGCGCGAGGAGACCGTGCGCCTGGTCACCGACGAGCTGGACCGGATGAGCCGCATCGTGGAGGACCTGCTCCTCCTCGCCAAGGCCGAGCGCCCGGACTTCATCACCCCGGAGCCGGTGCGGCTCGCCGAGCTCACCGCCGACGTCTTCGTCAAGGTCCGCACGCTCGGCGAGCGCCGCTGGGAGCTGGCCGAGGTCGCCGACCGCGAGGCCGTCCTCGATCCGCAGCGCATCACCCAGGCCATGGTCCAGCTCGCCCAGAACGCCGTGCAGCACACCACCCGCGGCGAGCGCATCCGCGTGGGCTCCCGCGTCGCGGGCCGGCGCATCGAGCTGTACGTGGCCGACAGCGGGCCCGGCGTCCAGGCCCAGGACGCCGAGGTCATCTTCGAGCGCTTCCGGCGCGGCACGTCCCGGCGCGGCGCCCGCACCAGCGGCGCGGGCCTGGGGCTCGCCATCGTCCGCGCGATCGCCGAGGCCCACGGCGGCCGGGTGGGCCTCGACGCCACCGAGGGCGGCGGCGCCACCTTCGCCCTCACCCTGGAACTCGTCCGCCCCCTGGAAGAGGTACGCACGTGA
- a CDS encoding response regulator transcription factor — MNRILIVEDEERIASFVEKGLRANGFTTTVVGDGDAAFAYAVTGGFDLVVLDIGLPGRDGFTVLRELREARVTVPVIVLTARDSVRDTVAGLEGGADDWMTKPFRFEELLARVRLRLRTAARAPEVTVLKSGSLSLDLRTRRARSGERTVDLTAREFVLLELFLRHPGQVLAREQILSHVWGYDFDPGSNIVDVYVRALRKKLGAERLETVRGMGYRLPA; from the coding sequence GTGAACCGCATCCTCATCGTCGAGGACGAGGAACGCATCGCCTCCTTCGTCGAGAAGGGCCTGCGCGCCAACGGCTTCACCACCACCGTGGTCGGCGACGGCGACGCCGCCTTCGCCTACGCCGTCACCGGCGGCTTCGACCTGGTCGTCCTGGACATCGGCCTGCCCGGCCGCGACGGCTTCACCGTGCTGCGCGAACTGCGCGAGGCCCGGGTGACGGTGCCGGTGATCGTGCTGACCGCCCGGGACTCCGTGCGGGACACGGTGGCCGGTCTCGAGGGCGGCGCCGACGACTGGATGACCAAGCCGTTCCGCTTCGAGGAACTCCTCGCCCGGGTGCGCCTGCGGCTGCGCACGGCGGCGCGGGCGCCGGAGGTGACGGTCCTCAAGTCGGGCTCGCTCTCGCTGGACCTGCGCACCCGCAGGGCCCGCTCCGGGGAGCGGACGGTGGACCTGACGGCCCGTGAGTTCGTGCTCCTGGAGCTGTTCCTGAGACACCCGGGGCAGGTGCTCGCCCGCGAACAGATCCTGTCCCACGTGTGGGGGTACGACTTCGACCCCGGGTCCAACATCGTGGACGTCTACGTACGGGCGCTGCGCAAGAAGCTGGGCGCGGAACGCCTGGAGACGGTGCGCGGGATGGGGTACCGGCTGCCCGCCTGA